In the Saccharococcus thermophilus genome, ATGTGGAAAAGGTCGTAAATGCCCCCATAAATCCCGTTCCGAAAAGAAGGTTCCATGAAGCTCTCCATCCTTTTCCGACAATATATCCAAGCAAAAAAGATCCCACTAAGTTGATCAATAACGTAGCGAGCGGAAAGGAAGAAGGATATTTCTGTTTGATCCAATTGCTGATGCCGAAGCGCGCGATCGCGCCGAAAAACCCGCCGACCGCTACGAGCGCGCTATTCCATAACATAAGTCTCCCTCCTTACTTCGCCGTTTCTTTTTGGGTAC is a window encoding:
- the crcB gene encoding fluoride efflux transporter CrcB; its protein translation is MLWNSALVAVGGFFGAIARFGISNWIKQKYPSSFPLATLLINLVGSFLLGYIVGKGWRASWNLLFGTGFMGAFTTFSTFKLENITLHLNKQWKLLILYLGVSYTFGILLAFLGMKAAEM